A genomic window from Oncorhynchus keta strain PuntledgeMale-10-30-2019 unplaced genomic scaffold, Oket_V2 Un_contig_25274_pilon_pilon, whole genome shotgun sequence includes:
- the LOC127922321 gene encoding uncharacterized protein LOC127922321 isoform X21 gives MDRWILAWAVSMDRWILACAVNMDRWILAWAVSMDRWILVWAVSMDRWILAWAVSMDRWILAWAVSMDRWILAWAVSMDRWILAWAVSMDRWILAWAVSMDRWILAWAVSMDRWILAWAVSMDRWILAWAVSMDRWILAWAVSMDRWILAWAVSMDRWILAWAVSMDRWILAWAVSKDRWILAWAVSMDRWILAWAVSMDRWILAWAVSMDRWILAWAVSMDRWILAWAVNMDRWILAWAVSMDISLGCQYGQMDISLGCQYGQMDISLGCEYGQMDISLCCEYGQMDISLGCEYGQMDISLGCQYGQMDISLGCQYGQVDIRDRNIHTPE, from the exons ATGGACAGATGGATATTAGCCTGGGCTGTGAGTATGGACAGATGGATATTAGCCTGTGCTGTGAATATGGACAGATGGATATTAGCCTGGGCTGTGAGTATGGACAGATGGATATTAGTCTGGGCTGTCAGTATGGACAGATGGATATTAGCCTGGGCTGTCAGTATGGACAGATGGATATTAGCCTGGGCTGTCAGTATGGACAGGTGGATATTAGCCTGGGCTGTCAGTATGGACAGGTGGATATTAGCCTGGGCTGTCAGTATGGACAGGTGGATATTAGCCTGGGCTGTCAGTATGGACAGGTGGATATTAGCCTGGGCTGTCAGTATGGACAGGTGGATATTAGCCTGGGCTGTCAGTATGGACAGGTGGATATTAGCCTGGGCTGTCAGTATGGACAG GTGGATATTAGCCTGGGCTGTCAGTATGGACAGGTGGATATTAGCCTGGGCTGTCAGTATGGACAGGTGGATATTAGCCTGGGCTGTCAGTATGGACAGGTGGATATTAGCCTGGGCTGTCAGTAAGGACAGGTGGATATTAGCCTGGGCTGTCAGTATGGACAGGTGGATATTAGCCTGGGCTGTCAGTATGGACAGGTGGATATTAGCCTGGGCTGTCAGTATGGACAGGTGGATATTAGCCTGGGCTGTCAGTATGGACAGATGGATATTAGCCTGGGCTGTGAATATGGACAGATGGATATTAGCCTGGGCTGTGAGTATGGATATTAGCCTGGGCTGTCAGTATGGACAGATGGATATTAGCCTGGGCTGTCAGTATGGACAGATGGATATTAGCCTGGGCTGTGAGTATGGACAGATGGATATTAGCCTGTGCTGTGAATATGGACAGATGGATATTAGCCTGGGCTGTGAGTATGGACAGATGGATATTAGTCTGGGCTGTCAGTATGGACAGATGGATATTAGCCTGGGCTGTCAGTATGGACAGGTGGATATTAGGGAcagaaatattcacacccctgagtag
- the LOC127922321 gene encoding uncharacterized protein LOC127922321 isoform X8 — MDRWILAWAVSMDRWILACAVNMDRWILAWAVSMDRWILVWAVSMDRWILAWAVSMDRWILAWAVSMDRWILAWAVSMDRWILACAVNMDRWILAWAVSMDRWILVWAVSMDRWILAWAVSMDRWILAWAVSMDRWILAWAVSMDRWILAWAVSMDRWILAWAVSMDRWILAWAVSMDRWILAWAVSMDRWILAWAVSMDRWILAWAVSMDRWILAWAVSMDRWILAWAVSMDRWILAWAVSKDRWILAWAVSMDRWILAWAVSMDRWILAWAVSMDRWILAWAVSMDRWILAWAVNMDRWILAWAVSMDISLGCQYGQMDISLGCQYGQMDISLGCEYGQMDISLCCEYGQMDISLGCEYGQMDISLGCQYGQMDISLGCQYGQVDIRDRNIHTPE; from the exons ATGGACAGATGGATATTAGCCTGGGCTGTGAGTATGGACAGATGGATATTAGCCTGTGCTGTGAATATGGACAGATGGATATTAGCCTGGGCTGTGAGTATGGACAGATGGATATTAGTCTGGGCTGTCAGTATGGACAGATGGATATTAGCCTGGGCTGTCAGTATGGACAGATGGATATTAGCCTGGGCTGTCAGTATGGACAG ATGGATATTAGCCTGGGCTGTGAGTATGGACAGATGGATATTAGCCTGTGCTGTGAATATGGACAGATGGATATTAGCCTGGGCTGTGAGTATGGACAGATGGATATTAGTCTGGGCTGTCAGTATGGACAGATGGATATTAGCCTGGGCTGTCAGTATGGACAGATGGATATTAGCCTGGGCTGTCAGTATGGACAGGTGGATATTAGCCTGGGCTGTCAGTATGGACAGGTGGATATTAGCCTGGGCTGTCAGTATGGACAGGTGGATATTAGCCTGGGCTGTCAGTATGGACAGGTGGATATTAGCCTGGGCTGTCAGTATGGACAGGTGGATATTAGCCTGGGCTGTCAGTATGGACAGGTGGATATTAGCCTGGGCTGTCAGTATGGACAG GTGGATATTAGCCTGGGCTGTCAGTATGGACAGGTGGATATTAGCCTGGGCTGTCAGTATGGACAGGTGGATATTAGCCTGGGCTGTCAGTATGGACAGGTGGATATTAGCCTGGGCTGTCAGTAAGGACAGGTGGATATTAGCCTGGGCTGTCAGTATGGACAGGTGGATATTAGCCTGGGCTGTCAGTATGGACAGGTGGATATTAGCCTGGGCTGTCAGTATGGACAGGTGGATATTAGCCTGGGCTGTCAGTATGGACAGATGGATATTAGCCTGGGCTGTGAATATGGACAGATGGATATTAGCCTGGGCTGTGAGTATGGATATTAGCCTGGGCTGTCAGTATGGACAGATGGATATTAGCCTGGGCTGTCAGTATGGACAGATGGATATTAGCCTGGGCTGTGAGTATGGACAGATGGATATTAGCCTGTGCTGTGAATATGGACAGATGGATATTAGCCTGGGCTGTGAGTATGGACAGATGGATATTAGTCTGGGCTGTCAGTATGGACAGATGGATATTAGCCTGGGCTGTCAGTATGGACAGGTGGATATTAGGGAcagaaatattcacacccctgagtag
- the LOC127922321 gene encoding uncharacterized protein LOC127922321 isoform X12, translating to MDRWILAWAVSMDRWILACAVNMDRWILAWAVSMDRWILVWAVSMDRWILAWAVSMDRWILAWAVSMDRWILAWAVSMDRWILACAVNMDRWILAWAVSMDRWILVWAVSMDRWILAWAVSMDRWILAWAVSMDRWILAWAVSMDRWILAWAVSMDRWILAWAVSMDRWILAWAVSMDRWILAWAVSMDRWILAWAVSMDRWILAWAVSMDRWILAWAVSKDRWILAWAVSMDRWILAWAVSMDRWILAWAVSMDRWILAWAVSMDRWILAWAVNMDRWILAWAVSMDISLGCQYGQMDISLGCQYGQMDISLGCEYGQMDISLCCEYGQMDISLGCEYGQMDISLGCQYGQMDISLGCQYGQVDIRDRNIHTPE from the exons ATGGACAGATGGATATTAGCCTGGGCTGTGAGTATGGACAGATGGATATTAGCCTGTGCTGTGAATATGGACAGATGGATATTAGCCTGGGCTGTGAGTATGGACAGATGGATATTAGTCTGGGCTGTCAGTATGGACAGATGGATATTAGCCTGGGCTGTCAGTATGGACAGATGGATATTAGCCTGGGCTGTCAGTATGGACAG ATGGATATTAGCCTGGGCTGTGAGTATGGACAGATGGATATTAGCCTGTGCTGTGAATATGGACAGATGGATATTAGCCTGGGCTGTGAGTATGGACAGATGGATATTAGTCTGGGCTGTCAGTATGGACAGATGGATATTAGCCTGGGCTGTCAGTATGGACAGATGGATATTAGCCTGGGCTGTCAGTATGGACAGGTGGATATTAGCCTGGGCTGTCAGTATGGACAGGTGGATATTAGCCTGGGCTGTCAGTATGGACAGGTGGATATTAGCCTGGGCTGTCAGTATGGACAGGTGGATATTAGCCTGGGCTGTCAGTATGGACAGGTGGATATTAGCCTGGGCTGTCAGTATGGACAGGTGGATATTAGCCTGGGCTGTCAGTATGGACAG GTGGATATTAGCCTGGGCTGTCAGTATGGACAGGTGGATATTAGCCTGGGCTGTCAGTAAGGACAGGTGGATATTAGCCTGGGCTGTCAGTATGGACAGGTGGATATTAGCCTGGGCTGTCAGTATGGACAGGTGGATATTAGCCTGGGCTGTCAGTATGGACAGGTGGATATTAGCCTGGGCTGTCAGTATGGACAGATGGATATTAGCCTGGGCTGTGAATATGGACAGATGGATATTAGCCTGGGCTGTGAGTATGGATATTAGCCTGGGCTGTCAGTATGGACAGATGGATATTAGCCTGGGCTGTCAGTATGGACAGATGGATATTAGCCTGGGCTGTGAGTATGGACAGATGGATATTAGCCTGTGCTGTGAATATGGACAGATGGATATTAGCCTGGGCTGTGAGTATGGACAGATGGATATTAGTCTGGGCTGTCAGTATGGACAGATGGATATTAGCCTGGGCTGTCAGTATGGACAGGTGGATATTAGGGAcagaaatattcacacccctgagtag
- the LOC127922321 gene encoding uncharacterized protein LOC127922321 isoform X10, which produces MDRWILAWAVSMDRWILACAVNMDRWILAWAVSMDRWILVWAVSMDRWILAWAVSMDRWILAWAVSMDRWILAWAVSMDRWILACAVNMDRWILAWAVSMDRWILVWAVSMDRWILAWAVSMDRWILAWAVSMDRWILAWAVSMDRWILAWAVSMDRWILAWAVSMDRWILAWAVSMDRWILAWAVSMDRWILAWAVSMDRWILAWAVSMDRWILAWAVSMDRWILAWAVSKDRWILAWAVSMDRWILAWAVSMDRWILAWAVSMDRWILAWAVSMDRWILAWAVNMDRWILAWAVSMDISLGCQYGQMDISLGCQYGQMDISLGCEYGQMDISLCCEYGQMDISLGCEYGQMDISLGCQYGQMDISLGCQYGQVDIRDRNIHTPE; this is translated from the exons ATGGACAGATGGATATTAGCCTGGGCTGTGAGTATGGACAGATGGATATTAGCCTGTGCTGTGAATATGGACAGATGGATATTAGCCTGGGCTGTGAGTATGGACAGATGGATATTAGTCTGGGCTGTCAGTATGGACAGATGGATATTAGCCTGGGCTGTCAGTATGGACAGATGGATATTAGCCTGGGCTGTCAGTATGGACAG ATGGATATTAGCCTGGGCTGTGAGTATGGACAGATGGATATTAGCCTGTGCTGTGAATATGGACAGATGGATATTAGCCTGGGCTGTGAGTATGGACAGATGGATATTAGTCTGGGCTGTCAGTATGGACAGATGGATATTAGCCTGGGCTGTCAGTATGGACAGATGGATATTAGCCTGGGCTGTCAGTATGGACAGGTGGATATTAGCCTGGGCTGTCAGTATGGACAGGTGGATATTAGCCTGGGCTGTCAGTATGGACAGGTGGATATTAGCCTGGGCTGTCAGTATGGACAGGTGGATATTAGCCTGGGCTGTCAGTATGGACAGGTGGATATTAGCCTGGGCTGTCAGTATGGACAGGTGGATATTAGCCTGGGCTGTCAGTATGGACAG GTGGATATTAGCCTGGGCTGTCAGTATGGACAGGTGGATATTAGCCTGGGCTGTCAGTATGGACAGGTGGATATTAGCCTGGGCTGTCAGTAAGGACAGGTGGATATTAGCCTGGGCTGTCAGTATGGACAGGTGGATATTAGCCTGGGCTGTCAGTATGGACAGGTGGATATTAGCCTGGGCTGTCAGTATGGACAGGTGGATATTAGCCTGGGCTGTCAGTATGGACAGATGGATATTAGCCTGGGCTGTGAATATGGACAGATGGATATTAGCCTGGGCTGTGAGTATGGATATTAGCCTGGGCTGTCAGTATGGACAGATGGATATTAGCCTGGGCTGTCAGTATGGACAGATGGATATTAGCCTGGGCTGTGAGTATGGACAGATGGATATTAGCCTGTGCTGTGAATATGGACAGATGGATATTAGCCTGGGCTGTGAGTATGGACAGATGGATATTAGTCTGGGCTGTCAGTATGGACAGATGGATATTAGCCTGGGCTGTCAGTATGGACAGGTGGATATTAGGGAcagaaatattcacacccctgagtag
- the LOC127922321 gene encoding uncharacterized protein LOC127922321 isoform X18 — protein MDRWILAWAVSMDRWILACAVNMDRWILAWAVSMDRWILVWAVSMDRWILAWAVSMDRWILAWAVSMDRWILAWAVSMDRWILAWAVSMDRWILAWAVSMDRWILAWAVSMDRWILAWAVSMDRWILAWAVSMDRWILAWAVSMDRWILAWAVSMDRWILAWAVSMDRWILAWAVSMDRWILAWAVSKDRWILAWAVSMDRWILAWAVSMDRWILAWAVSMDRWILAWAVSMDRWILAWAVNMDRWILAWAVSMDISLGCQYGQMDISLGCQYGQMDISLGCEYGQMDISLCCEYGQMDISLGCEYGQMDISLGCQYGQMDISLGCQYGQVDIRDRNIHTPE, from the exons ATGGACAGATGGATATTAGCCTGGGCTGTGAGTATGGACAGATGGATATTAGCCTGTGCTGTGAATATGGACAGATGGATATTAGCCTGGGCTGTGAGTATGGACAGATGGATATTAGTCTGGGCTGTCAGTATGGACAGATGGATATTAGCCTGGGCTGTCAGTATGGACAGATGGATATTAGCCTGGGCTGTCAGTATGGACAGGTGGATATTAGCCTGGGCTGTCAGTATGGACAGGTGGATATTAGCCTGGGCTGTCAGTATGGACAGGTGGATATTAGCCTGGGCTGTCAGTATGGACAGGTGGATATTAGCCTGGGCTGTCAGTATGGACAGGTGGATATTAGCCTGGGCTGTCAGTATGGACAGGTGGATATTAGCCTGGGCTGTCAGTATGGACAGGTGGATATTAGCCTGGGCTGTCAGTATGGACAGGTGGATATTAGCCTGGGCTGTCAGTATGGACAG GTGGATATTAGCCTGGGCTGTCAGTATGGACAGGTGGATATTAGCCTGGGCTGTCAGTATGGACAGGTGGATATTAGCCTGGGCTGTCAGTAAGGACAGGTGGATATTAGCCTGGGCTGTCAGTATGGACAGGTGGATATTAGCCTGGGCTGTCAGTATGGACAGGTGGATATTAGCCTGGGCTGTCAGTATGGACAGGTGGATATTAGCCTGGGCTGTCAGTATGGACAGATGGATATTAGCCTGGGCTGTGAATATGGACAGATGGATATTAGCCTGGGCTGTGAGTATGGATATTAGCCTGGGCTGTCAGTATGGACAGATGGATATTAGCCTGGGCTGTCAGTATGGACAGATGGATATTAGCCTGGGCTGTGAGTATGGACAGATGGATATTAGCCTGTGCTGTGAATATGGACAGATGGATATTAGCCTGGGCTGTGAGTATGGACAGATGGATATTAGTCTGGGCTGTCAGTATGGACAGATGGATATTAGCCTGGGCTGTCAGTATGGACAGGTGGATATTAGGGAcagaaatattcacacccctgagtag
- the LOC127922321 gene encoding uncharacterized protein LOC127922321 isoform X27 — protein MDRWILAWAVSMDRWILAWAVSMDRWILAWAVSMDRWILAWAVNMDRWILAWAVSMDISLGCQYGQMDISLGCEYGQMDISLCCEYGQMDISLGCEYGQMDISLGCQYGQMDISLGCQYGQMDISLGCQYGQVDISLGCQYGQVDISLGCQYGQVDISLGCQYGQVDISLGCQYGQVDISLGCQYGQVDISLGCQYGQVDISLGCQYGQVDISLGCQYGQVDISLGCQYGQVDISLGCQYGQVDISLGCQYGQVDISLGCQYGQVDISLGCQYGQMDISLGCEYGQMDISLGCEYGY, from the exons ATGGACAGGTGGATATTAGCCTGGGCTGTCAGTATGGACAGGTGGATATTAGCCTGGGCTGTCAGTATGGACAGGTGGATATTAGCCTGGGCTGTCAGTATGGACAG ATGGATATTAGCCTGGGCTGTGAATATGGACAGATGGATATTAGCCTGGGCTGTGAGTATGGATATTAGCCTGGGCTGTCAGTATGGACAGATGGATATTAGCCTGGGCTGTGAGTATGGACAGATGGATATTAGCCTGTGCTGTGAATATGGACAGATGGATATTAGCCTGGGCTGTGAGTATGGACAGATGGATATTAGTCTGGGCTGTCAGTATGGACAGATGGATATTAGCCTGGGCTGTCAGTATGGACAGATGGATATTAGCCTGGGCTGTCAGTATGGACAGGTGGATATTAGCCTGGGCTGTCAGTATGGACAGGTGGATATTAGCCTGGGCTGTCAGTATGGACAGGTGGATATTAGCCTGGGCTGTCAGTATGGACAGGTGGATATTAGCCTGGGCTGTCAGTATGGACAGGTGGATATTAGCCTGGGCTGTCAGTATGGACAGGTGGATATTAGCCTGGGCTGTCAGTATGGACAG GTGGATATTAGCCTGGGCTGTCAGTATGGACAGGTGGATATTAGCCTGGGCTGTCAGTATGGACAGGTGGATATTAGCCTGGGCTGTCAGTATGGACAG GTGGATATTAGCCTGGGCTGTCAGTATGGACAGGTGGATATTAGCCTGGGCTGTCAGTATGGACAGGTGGATATTAGCCTGGGCTGTCAGTATGGACAGGTGGATATTAGCCTGGGCTGTCAGTATGGACAGATGGATATTAGCCTGGGCTGTGAATATGGACAGATGGATATTAGCCTGGGCTGTGAGTATGGATATTAG
- the LOC127922321 gene encoding uncharacterized protein LOC127922321 isoform X25, translated as MDRWILAWAVSMDRWILAWAVSMDRWILAWAVSMDRWILAWAVSMDRWILAWAVNMDRWILAWAVSMDISLGCQYGQMDISLGCEYGQMDISLCCEYGQMDISLGCEYGQMDISLGCQYGQMDISLGCQYGQMDISLGCQYGQVDISLGCQYGQVDISLGCQYGQVDISLGCQYGQVDISLGCQYGQVDISLGCQYGQVDISLGCQYGQVDISLGCQYGQVDISLGCQYGQVDISLGCQYGQVDISLGCQYGQVDISLGCQYGQVDISLGCQYGQVDISLGCQYGQMDISLGCEYGQMDISLGCEYGY; from the exons ATGGACAGGTGGATATTAGCCTGGGCTGTCAGTATGGACAGGTGGATATTAGCCTGGGCTGTCAGTATGGACAGGTGGATATTAGCCTGGGCTGTCAGTATGGACAGGTGGATATTAGCCTGGGCTGTCAGTATGGACAG ATGGATATTAGCCTGGGCTGTGAATATGGACAGATGGATATTAGCCTGGGCTGTGAGTATGGATATTAGCCTGGGCTGTCAGTATGGACAGATGGATATTAGCCTGGGCTGTGAGTATGGACAGATGGATATTAGCCTGTGCTGTGAATATGGACAGATGGATATTAGCCTGGGCTGTGAGTATGGACAGATGGATATTAGTCTGGGCTGTCAGTATGGACAGATGGATATTAGCCTGGGCTGTCAGTATGGACAGATGGATATTAGCCTGGGCTGTCAGTATGGACAGGTGGATATTAGCCTGGGCTGTCAGTATGGACAGGTGGATATTAGCCTGGGCTGTCAGTATGGACAGGTGGATATTAGCCTGGGCTGTCAGTATGGACAGGTGGATATTAGCCTGGGCTGTCAGTATGGACAGGTGGATATTAGCCTGGGCTGTCAGTATGGACAGGTGGATATTAGCCTGGGCTGTCAGTATGGACAG GTGGATATTAGCCTGGGCTGTCAGTATGGACAGGTGGATATTAGCCTGGGCTGTCAGTATGGACAGGTGGATATTAGCCTGGGCTGTCAGTATGGACAG GTGGATATTAGCCTGGGCTGTCAGTATGGACAGGTGGATATTAGCCTGGGCTGTCAGTATGGACAGGTGGATATTAGCCTGGGCTGTCAGTATGGACAGGTGGATATTAGCCTGGGCTGTCAGTATGGACAGATGGATATTAGCCTGGGCTGTGAATATGGACAGATGGATATTAGCCTGGGCTGTGAGTATGGATATTAG
- the LOC127922321 gene encoding uncharacterized protein LOC127922321 isoform X11 translates to MDRWILAWAVSMDRWILACAVNMDRWILAWAVSMDRWILVWAVSMDRWILAWAVSMDRWILAWAVSMDRWILAWAVSMDRWILAWAVSMDRWILAWAVSMDRWILAWAVSMDRWILAWAVSMDRWILAWAVNMDRWILAWAVSMDISLGCQYGQMDISLGCEYGQMDISLCCEYGQMDISLGCEYGQMDISLGCQYGQMDISLGCQYGQMDISLGCQYGQVDISLGCQYGQVDISLGCQYGQVDISLGCQYGQVDISLGCQYGQVDISLGCQYGQVDISLGCQYGQVDISLGCQYGQVDISLGCQYGQVDISLGCQYGQVDISLGCQYGQVDISLGCQYGQVDISLGCQYGQVDISLGCQYGQMDISLGCEYGQMDISLGCEYGY, encoded by the exons ATGGACAGATGGATATTAGCCTGGGCTGTGAGTATGGACAGATGGATATTAGCCTGTGCTGTGAATATGGACAGATGGATATTAGCCTGGGCTGTGAGTATGGACAGATGGATATTAGTCTGGGCTGTCAGTATGGACAGATGGATATTAGCCTGGGCTGTCAGTATGGACAGATGGATATTAGCCTGGGCTGTCAGTATGGACAGGTGGATATTAGCCTGGGCTGTCAGTATGGACAGGTGGATATTAGCCTGGGCTGTCAGTATGGACAGGTGGATATTAGCCTGGGCTGTCAGTATGGACAGGTGGATATTAGCCTGGGCTGTCAGTATGGACAGGTGGATATTAGCCTGGGCTGTCAGTATGGACAG ATGGATATTAGCCTGGGCTGTGAATATGGACAGATGGATATTAGCCTGGGCTGTGAGTATGGATATTAGCCTGGGCTGTCAGTATGGACAGATGGATATTAGCCTGGGCTGTGAGTATGGACAGATGGATATTAGCCTGTGCTGTGAATATGGACAGATGGATATTAGCCTGGGCTGTGAGTATGGACAGATGGATATTAGTCTGGGCTGTCAGTATGGACAGATGGATATTAGCCTGGGCTGTCAGTATGGACAGATGGATATTAGCCTGGGCTGTCAGTATGGACAGGTGGATATTAGCCTGGGCTGTCAGTATGGACAGGTGGATATTAGCCTGGGCTGTCAGTATGGACAGGTGGATATTAGCCTGGGCTGTCAGTATGGACAGGTGGATATTAGCCTGGGCTGTCAGTATGGACAGGTGGATATTAGCCTGGGCTGTCAGTATGGACAGGTGGATATTAGCCTGGGCTGTCAGTATGGACAG GTGGATATTAGCCTGGGCTGTCAGTATGGACAGGTGGATATTAGCCTGGGCTGTCAGTATGGACAGGTGGATATTAGCCTGGGCTGTCAGTATGGACAG GTGGATATTAGCCTGGGCTGTCAGTATGGACAGGTGGATATTAGCCTGGGCTGTCAGTATGGACAGGTGGATATTAGCCTGGGCTGTCAGTATGGACAGGTGGATATTAGCCTGGGCTGTCAGTATGGACAGATGGATATTAGCCTGGGCTGTGAATATGGACAGATGGATATTAGCCTGGGCTGTGAGTATGGATATTAG
- the LOC127922321 gene encoding keratin-associated protein 6-2-like isoform X31 has protein sequence MDRWILAWAVSMDRWILAWAVSMDRWILAWAVNMDRWILAWAVSMDISLGCQYGQMDISLGCEYGQMDISLCCEYGQMDISLGCEYGQMDISLGCQYGQMDISLGCQYGQMDISLGCQYGQVDISLGCQYGQVDISLGCQYGQVDISLGCQYGQVDISLGCQYGQVDISLGCQYGQVDISLGCQYGQVDISLGCQYGQVDISLGCQYGQVDISLGCQYGQVDISLGCQYGQVDISLGCQYGQVDISLGCQYGQVDISLGCQYGQMDISLGCEYGQMDISLGCEYGY, from the exons ATGGACAGGTGGATATTAGCCTGGGCTGTCAGTATGGACAGGTGGATATTAGCCTGGGCTGTCAGTATGGACAG ATGGATATTAGCCTGGGCTGTGAATATGGACAGATGGATATTAGCCTGGGCTGTGAGTATGGATATTAGCCTGGGCTGTCAGTATGGACAGATGGATATTAGCCTGGGCTGTGAGTATGGACAGATGGATATTAGCCTGTGCTGTGAATATGGACAGATGGATATTAGCCTGGGCTGTGAGTATGGACAGATGGATATTAGTCTGGGCTGTCAGTATGGACAGATGGATATTAGCCTGGGCTGTCAGTATGGACAGATGGATATTAGCCTGGGCTGTCAGTATGGACAGGTGGATATTAGCCTGGGCTGTCAGTATGGACAGGTGGATATTAGCCTGGGCTGTCAGTATGGACAGGTGGATATTAGCCTGGGCTGTCAGTATGGACAGGTGGATATTAGCCTGGGCTGTCAGTATGGACAGGTGGATATTAGCCTGGGCTGTCAGTATGGACAGGTGGATATTAGCCTGGGCTGTCAGTATGGACAG GTGGATATTAGCCTGGGCTGTCAGTATGGACAGGTGGATATTAGCCTGGGCTGTCAGTATGGACAGGTGGATATTAGCCTGGGCTGTCAGTATGGACAG GTGGATATTAGCCTGGGCTGTCAGTATGGACAGGTGGATATTAGCCTGGGCTGTCAGTATGGACAGGTGGATATTAGCCTGGGCTGTCAGTATGGACAGGTGGATATTAGCCTGGGCTGTCAGTATGGACAGATGGATATTAGCCTGGGCTGTGAATATGGACAGATGGATATTAGCCTGGGCTGTGAGTATGGATATTAG
- the LOC127922321 gene encoding uncharacterized protein LOC127922321 isoform X20, with protein sequence MDRWILAWAVSMDRWILAWAVSMDRWILAWAVSMDRWILAWAVSMDRWILAWAVSMDRWILAWAVSMDRWILAWAVNMDRWILAWAVSMDISLGCQYGQMDISLGCEYGQMDISLCCEYGQMDISLGCEYGQMDISLGCQYGQMDISLGCQYGQMDISLGCQYGQVDISLGCQYGQVDISLGCQYGQVDISLGCQYGQVDISLGCQYGQVDISLGCQYGQVDISLGCQYGQVDISLGCQYGQVDISLGCQYGQVDISLGCQYGQVDISLGCQYGQVDISLGCQYGQVDISLGCQYGQVDISLGCQYGQVDISLGCQYGQMDISLGCEYGQMDISLGCEYGY encoded by the exons ATGGACAGGTGGATATTAGCCTGGGCTGTCAGTATGGACAGGTGGATATTAGCCTGGGCTGTCAGTATGGACAGGTGGATATTAGCCTGGGCTGTCAGTATGGACAGGTGGATATTAGCCTGGGCTGTCAGTATGGACAG GTGGATATTAGCCTGGGCTGTCAGTATGGACAGGTGGATATTAGCCTGGGCTGTCAGTATGGACAGATGGATATTAGCCTGGGCTGTGAATATGGACAGATGGATATTAGCCTGGGCTGTGAGTATGGATATTAGCCTGGGCTGTCAGTATGGACAGATGGATATTAGCCTGGGCTGTGAGTATGGACAGATGGATATTAGCCTGTGCTGTGAATATGGACAGATGGATATTAGCCTGGGCTGTGAGTATGGACAGATGGATATTAGTCTGGGCTGTCAGTATGGACAGATGGATATTAGCCTGGGCTGTCAGTATGGACAGATGGATATTAGCCTGGGCTGTCAGTATGGACAGGTGGATATTAGCCTGGGCTGTCAGTATGGACAGGTGGATATTAGCCTGGGCTGTCAGTATGGACAGGTGGATATTAGCCTGGGCTGTCAGTATGGACAGGTGGATATTAGCCTGGGCTGTCAGTATGGACAGGTGGATATTAGCCTGGGCTGTCAGTATGGACAGGTGGATATTAGCCTGGGCTGTCAGTATGGACAGGTGGATATTAGCCTGGGCTGTCAGTATGGACAGGTGGATATTAGCCTGGGCTGTCAGTATGGACAG GTGGATATTAGCCTGGGCTGTCAGTATGGACAGGTGGATATTAGCCTGGGCTGTCAGTATGGACAG GTGGATATTAGCCTGGGCTGTCAGTATGGACAGGTGGATATTAGCCTGGGCTGTCAGTATGGACAGGTGGATATTAGCCTGGGCTGTCAGTATGGACAGGTGGATATTAGCCTGGGCTGTCAGTATGGACAGATGGATATTAGCCTGGGCTGTGAATATGGACAGATGGATATTAGCCTGGGCTGTGAGTATGGATATTAG